AGGTGTCATGGGGCGGAAGGGCGGCGATGGTATGAAGCTCGTGATTTTTTCTCCCGTCGATATGCCGGAGAGAAAGAAGAAAGATAAAGAGGAAAGAGGCGGAAAGACGGGAGCTATTTGCCTTTCAGTCGCGGATCGAAACGGAAGGGCGATGGTTTTCCGATGCGCAACTTGGGGAAGGACGGATGCGCGGGGTTGAGCAGGTAATTGAATTCACCGGGAATGATGGCGCTGGGCAGGCGGAGCGCCACGGCGCGCGCGGTTCGCAGCCAGTCATCGCCGAATCGCTGGGTCGCGGCGATGTAGGGAAACTGGCGCCACGACGCCGGGACGCGCGAGGGTTTTTCGATTTCGGCGACAGGCAGGTCGATGGAGCGGGCGACCCAGGGAATGGCGGCAAAATCCGCCGTGTCCTCGATGTGGGCGAGCACTTCGAGCGCCGCAAGCGCGCGTGACTCCGAGCAGTAAACGGCGGCGATGCCGGGCGGCGACCAGCGTCCGCCGTAAAGCCTCGCGCCCTCGCCGCTGAAAGCGGACGCCGCGAATTTGCGCGAGCAGAGCCGCCAGACCGTGAGCGTTTCCGGGGCGCTCATGAAAAGACGCCATGCTCGATGCGGCCCAGGATGTTTTCCACCTCGCGGGCGCCGGGCTCCGTTTTCGCAAAATCAAGCGGGGCGCGTCCGCCGAGGATGCGGAGCTTGCGCTGGAGCCATGCGCGGGTGCGATCATGCCCGCCAAAGACCCGGAGCGCCCGGTCGTAGAGGCGCATGAGGCGCACGGCGCGCTCGCCCTCGGTGACGTCGAGTTTCGCCTTGCCAGCGATCCGGCGCGCATAGGTGCGCGGCGGGATGTGCACGAGCGTGGCGATCTCCTCGGCCGTGAAACCCGCCTTGCGGCCGAACTTGACCAGTTCGGTCACGGGCAGCCCGGCCTCGACGCGCGCCGCGAGTTCGGCGGGCGCGGGGCGGCTCCAGTCGGCGATGTCAGCGATGGTTTTCATGTGGCAGAAAGTAAACTGCCAAATGGCATAAAGGCAAGCGCGGCGTCGCGTCTGGGGGGGCAGGGTGATCCGGACAAAGAGGGGGCGGACATGCGGCATCCGTGTCGGAACGGATGCGCGGGGCGCGACGCGAGGCGGGTTATTCGCTCTCGTCGTCCGCGTCGTCATCAGGCCATCCGCCGGCGGAGGCGGCCGCCATGGTGAAGAAATCCTCGTTGCGAAGGATCTTCATGACGGCATCGGCGATTTGCCGGCGGGCTTCGGCGGCGAGCGAGGGGTGCTCGATGGCGAGCAGTTCCACGATCGCATTGTGCGCTTCCGATGGGTTGGTGACGCCGCGGAGGAAATCGTCGGCGCGGTTGGCGACTTCTTCGACTAGGAGTTGCGGGTTCATGGATTGAGTGTGGGAACTTTCCGGGCTGGGAGCAATGAAAGAATTGCCCCGCGCCGGATGTGCGTAACTCAAAATGAAGTCAGCGAATGGCGCGAAGTAGTGGGCGATCCCGCCGCAGCGGGTGTAGCGCAGGCATCATTGCCTGCCGTCGTTATTTTATCGCGCGCAGCGCGGCATTTTTCAGAAAAAAACCAGCGGCGCTTCGCGCCTTTCTGTTTCGACGGCAGGCAGGGATGCCTGCGCTACTCGCTGTCGCGCCGTGCGCACAACAATCCTATTTGCGTGCCTTTCGGTCTGGCGGAGTCAGGAGGCCGCGCGAGGGGGTCTGGGGGGCCGGGCAGTGCGGGTGTTGTCTGGGTCTGGGGGGCGGTGATGTTTTTGCCTACCAGAGTCTGCGGTAGCCGAGGTTGAGGGACCAGGGGCGTTGGTAGTGGCGTGCGGTGGCGTACTCGTAGTCCGCATGCCACTGGCTGGAGTCGTTGATGCGGTAGCTTGCGCCAAAACCGAACTCGACCCGTTTGCCGTCGTAGGAGGGGGAGAGGTGCTTGTCGTGGGCGTGGAGGGTGCCGCCGTCGGAGTCGACCGCGGCGGCGCCGAGCCTGCCGTAGGGGTTCCATTTGCCGCCGGCGGACTGGCGGCCGAAGCGCAGGAGGGCGCGGTACTGGGCGGAGCGGAGCGAGTCCTGGGCGACGTGGAGGCGCAGGCTCTCCGGGGAGGTCTCGAAGCTGTCGCCGGACAGCCAGAGGAGGGAGGCCTGCAGGGCGGGTTCGAGCCACCAGCCGCCGGCGCGCCGGAGGCGGCGGCCCGCCTCGATGCTGCCGCCGAGGGCGCGGCTGGTGTAGCGGCCCTGGATGGAGCGCAGGTCCGGGGTGCGCGCGTCGATTTTGTTGATGTAGCGGCCGGCGCGCACGACGGCGTCGGCGAACCAGCCGTCGTCGTGCAGGCGCGTGAGGTAGGCGCCGAGCGTCACGCTGTTGCTGGTGTTGTCGCCGCGGCGGTCGAAGTCGCGGCTGATCGAGCCCATGTCGATGAAGGCGCCGAGGAGGCTGGCGGCGGTGCCGGCGGGGAAGAGTTTGTCCATGCCGGCGGTGAGGCCGCCGCCGTACTGGTCGAAACCGCGGCCGGTGACGCTGTTGGTCGCGTTCATGCGGTAGGCGCGGCTGCGCACCCAGAGGTTGCCGGAAGAAGCGGCGGGTGTCGGGTGGCGGGTGGCGGGCAGATTCTCAGCTCTCACTTCGCCCATGCGCAGGTGGAGGGAGTCGAGGGCGGTGTTCCAGTCCAGGGGGATGGTGGAGGCGGTGTCGAGGATGACGTCGGCGGCGTTGGACAGGCCGGTGTCGGCGAGGTACCAGTTGCTGGCGACGGGCATGAGCGGCGAGCCGTCGCCGCGGTTGAGCTCGTAGGCGGTCAGGCCGAAGTCGATCTTGCCGTTGTTGGTGTCGAGGGCGAACTCGGCCAGGCCGTTGCCGGTGGCGATCAGCTCGAAGGAGGCGCTTTGCGTGCCGGGCTGGCCGGTGTAATGGACGCGGACTTGGTGCGGGGCGGCGGCGTCGGCGGCGATGACGAGGCTGTTGGCCTTCATGCCGGCGGCGGGGGTCATGAGGCCGGCGGCGCCGGTGAAGTCCACGTTGAACTCGAAGCGGCCGGGGCCCGCGCCGAGGGTCTCGATGCGGGCGCGGTGGTAGGCGGCGGCGGAGGCGGCGGCGAAGCCGGCGGGCTCGGCGAAGGCGAGGAGGCCGCCGTTGAGGTGCAGCGTGCCGAGCCGGGCGCCGGGGGTGTCGATGCGGAGGGCGGAGGCGGCGTTGTGGAGCGTGACCACGGTGGCGGCGGCGCCGAGGGCGAGGCTGGAGCGCATGGTGACGACGGCGTTGTCAATGCTGACCAACGCCATGGTGTTGTCGCGGGCGATGGCGAGCGTGCTGCTGATGACGGAGAGGGCGCCGGAGCCGCTGAAGGTGTTTTGCGAGACGCCGGCGGCGATGCCGCGATACTCGAAGGCGGCGCCGGCCGCGATGTCCACGCTGGCGGTGCCGAGCGCGGCGATATGGGCCGCGGCGAGGGTGCCGGAGCGGATGGCGGCGGTGCCGCCAAAGGCGTTGGCGCGGGCGATGGCGACGGCGGATGCGCCGTCCTTGATGAACGAGCCCTGGCTGCCGGAGAACGCGGTGGCGAAGGTGCCGCCGGCGGCGGTGTCGAGGATGAGGGTGGCGGCGGCGGAGTCGAGCGCGAGGGTGCCCGAGTCGCCGAGGCCTTGCACGTGCGCGAGGCGCACGGTGCCGGTGGTGGCGACCAGCGCGGCAAAGCCGGTGTTGGCGGCGTGGATGTCGAGGAGGCCGGCGGCGAGGTGCAGCGTGCCGGTGCCTTGCAGGCCGTCCGCGCCGAGGATGAGGCCGCCGGCGAGGGTCTGCGTGGTGTGGTTGAGATTGAAGGCGGCGCTGTCCGAGACGGAGAGGAACGCGGTGTGGCCGAGGGCGCCGGAAGCGCCGGCGACGAGGGTGCCGCCGGTGACGAGGGTGGCGCCGGTGTAGGTGTTGGCGGGGTTGTTGAGCCAGATGGCGCCGGTGGCGCTGATTTGCAGGTTGCCGGAGCCGGAGACGAGGGCGTGGAGTTCGTGTCCGCCGGGGGTCGTGCCGCCGGTGATGGCGCCGAGGAAGGCGGTCTCGTGGTCGAGGACGGTGGTGCGGCCCGCGAGCAGGTCGAGGGCGGTGAGCGTGTAGGCGAGGTGGAGGCCGGTGTTGCCGGCGAGGGCGGCAAAGTTGTAGGTGCCGCTGGCGGTGAGCGTGCCGGACTGCACGATGTCGTTTTGCGCGGCGCTGCTGATGCTGCTGCCGTTCTGGTCGACGAGGTGACTGCCGGTGACGAGGGTCTTGCTGCCGGCGGCGAGGGTGTCGCTCTGGACGAGCAGGAGGCTCATGCCCTCGTCCTGCCGGAGTAGCGGGAGGCCGCCGTTGCCGGTGAAGCTGCCGGTGTCCACGCGGATGACGGTGTCGCGGACATCGAGGACGCCGGTGCTGACGATGCCGTCGGCCTGGGTGCCGCTCGCGCCGAGGGTGAAGGTGATCGTGCCGCTGGCGAGCGCGAGGTTGCCGATTTGCTGCGTGCCGCTGCCGACGGTGGTGTGATTGCCGTCGTCGAGCTGCAGCGTGGCGTCGGCGAGCGCGGCGGTGTTCACGCCGGAGAGGTCGAAGGCGCTGTGGCCCAGGGCGAGGGTGCCGTGGAAGCCGGCGGGAGGCGGGGGCAGGGCGGCGGGCGTGAAGGCGAAGGCGCTGCCGGAGGTGTCGACGGAGAGCACGCCGGTGCCGGTGAGGGCGTTGGCGTAGTTCCAGCCGGCGGAGGCGGTGATGACCAGGCGGCCGTCGACGTGCGTGGCGGCGTCGCCGAGGTTTTGCTGTTGGGTGACGGAGGCGGTGCCGGAGGCGGTGACGTCCCAGGCGGCGAGGGCGTTGCTGCCGGTGAGGATCACGCCGGGGTCGATGATGGTGGTGCCGGAGCCGAGGAGGTTGTTGGCAAAGATGCCGCTGGCGGCGAGGACGAGGGCGGCGTGGTTGGTGATGTCGCCGGTGCCGGTGCCGTGGAGGTCGCTGAGGGTGAGGGTGCCGCCGGCGACGGTGGTGACGCCGGTGAAGGCGTTGGACCGGGCAATCGTCAGGTTGCCCGCGCCGTCCTTGACGAAGGTGCCGGAGCCGCCGAGGGCGTTGGCGAGGGTTTCGGCGGCGGTGCTGGAGAGGGTGAGGAGGCCGTCGGCGGCGAGGGCGGCGGAGCCGAGGTGGGCGGCCGAGCCGGCGCCGAGCGCGGTGTTTTGGGCGATGGCGAAGGTGCCGCCGAAGGCGGTGTTCGCGCCGGTGAGGGCCACGGTGCTGCCGGCGGCGAGGGCGAAGCGGCCCTGGCCGCCGAGGCGCTTGGAGAAGGCGCCGGTGGAGGAGACCAGCAGGAGCTCCGCGTCGGCGGCGATGGCGGTGGCGCCGGTGGCGCCGAGGGCCTGCGTGTGGTGGAGCGTGGTCGTGCCGGTGACGCCGATGTCGGCGGCGAAGGCGGCGTTGGTGCCGGTGATGTCCACGTTTCCGCCGAGGCCGAGCGAGCCGGAGCCGAGAAGGGCGCCGTCAATCCGGCCGCCGCCGAGGGTCTGGGTGTTGCCGGCGAGGTCGTAGGCGGCGTTGGCGGCCAGCGCGAGGTGCGAAGTGCGGCCGAGGGCGTCGTCGGCGCCGGCGATGAGGGTGCCGCCGGTGATGAGCGTCGTGCCGGTGTAGCGGTTGGAGGCATTGAGCGTGATGGCGGAGGCGGGGGAGAGGGCGAGGTGGCCGCTGCCGGTGATGACGGCCTTGAAATCGTTGCCGCCGGCGGGCGCGGTGGTGTCGCTGTCGAGCAGGAGCGTCCGGCCGGCGAGGATGTCCACCGCGACGAGGCCGTAGCTGACATGCAGGCCGTTGTTGGCGGAGGCGTCGCGGCCGGCGAGGCCGTAGCCGTAGGTGCCGGTGGCGACTTGCGTGCCGGACTGGCTGATGGCGGCGGACTGGGTGGCACTGACGAGCGCGCCGGTGGCGAGGTCCACCAGCGCGATGCCGCCGATGTTGCCGGTGGTGGTCGCGGAGGAGGCGAGCCGGGTGAGCGCGCCGTCGTCCTGCTGGAGCAGCGGGTCTGGGCGACGGCGGGGCGGTGCCGCTTTGCGGGATGCGCACGCCGACGGTGCCGCTGGCGAGGTGGATCGTGCCGGTGGCGGCGACGAAGGCGGGCGAAACGATGTCGGCGGGGACGTTGGTGTCGAAGTCCACGCGGCCGCCGTCGAGCGCGAGGCCGGCGAGCGTGTGGGTGCCGGTGCCGACGAGGGTGCGGTTGCCGGAGCCGGAGGAGAGCGTGGCGTTGGCGAGCGCGCCGCCGGTGAGCGTGAAGGTGCTGTTGCGCAGCGCGGCGGTGCCGGTGAAGCCGGCGCTGAGCGCGCCGGAGGCGAAGTTGAAAGTTGGCGTCGAAGCGCCGAGGTCGACCGCGAGCAGGCCCGCGCCTTGGAGGGTGCTGGCAAAGGTGTAGGCGCTGGCGAAGGCGCCGGTGAGGGTCGCGCCGCCGGCGATGTCCACCAGGCCTGCGCCGAGGGCGGCGGTGTGCGTGACGCGCAGCTCGCCCGCCTGCACGCTGGTGCTGCCGGTGTAACTGTTGCTCGCGCTGAGGACGAGCAGGCCCGCGCCGGCCTTGGTCAGCGAGCCGCCGTCCCAGCCGGAGGCGTTGGCGGGGGATTCGTCGGCGAGGGCAACGTCCACCTCGAAGGCGCCGCCCGGGCCGACGGTGAAGGTGCCGTGCGCGAGGGCGGTGCCGCTCTGCCAAGTCAGTTGCGTGCCCAGCACGTAGTCGGTGCCGCCGGTGGCGACGAAGGCGTTGTGGGTGAGGTAATCGACGGGGCTGGTGCCGCCGTTGATGGTCTTTGCCGCGAAATCGCCCGTGATGGTGCCGGTCGTGCGGATGAGCACCCGGGCGGGCGCGGCGAGCACCTCGCCGGCGCGGGTGCCGCTGGTGGTGCCGGTGAAGCCGTCCACCACCAGGGCGCCGCCGAGCGCCGCCGTCCGCGCGGTCAGGTAGGCCGTCGTCCGGCCGGGCTCGAGGGCGAGGGCGAGCGTGGATTGGGCGTTTTGGAAATACGTGCCGCCGACGGCCAGCGAGCCGCTTTCGCGGAGGGCGAGCGAGCCGGTGCCGGCGAGGCCGTTATAAAAGTCGGCGCCGGCCGTCCACAACGCCGCGCCGCCGATCGCGCCGCGCCGGCGTTGTTGTTGTAGCCGAGGTAGGCGTCCTGGGCGGTGCCGATGCTGCCGCTCCCGCCGAGCACGAGCGCGCCCGTGCCGCTGTAGCCGACGTAGAATGTCGTGGCGCTGCTCCAGAACCCGCCGCCGCCGACCGTGGCCGTGCCCGTCGCGGTTGCCGAGTAGCCGAGGTAACCATGCCCGGCGGTGCTGACACTGCCGCTCTCGCTGATGAGCAGGCTGCCGGTGCCGTCGGTGCCGACGAACAAGTCGCCCGCGACCTGCCAGAAGGCCGTGCCGCCGGTGGACACGCGGCCGCCGCCGGCGATGGCCAGGTAACCGGTGCCGCTGCCGCCGACGTGCAGGTCGCCCGCCGTGCCCCAGGACCCGCTGCCGCCGACGGTGACCCACGCCGTGGTGCCGGCGCCGGCGATGTAACCGGCCGCGCCGCCGACGTGGCCGGTGATGGCCAGGGTGCCGCCGCCGGCGAAGGTCGTGCCGCTATAGCCGTTGCTGGCGCTGAGGATGAGCAGGCCGTCGCCGAGCTTGGCGAGCGATTGCCCGTCCCAGCCCGAGGCGTTGGGCGCGGCGGCGTCGGCCAGGGCAACGTCCACCTCGAACGTTTCGCCCGCGCCGAGCGTGAAGTTGCCGTGCGCGCCGCCCGTGCCGGTGTGCCACGCGAGCTGCGAGCCGAGCACGTAGTCGGTGCCGCCCACGATGAACGCGCTGTAGGCCAGGTAGTCCGCCACGCTGGTGCCGCCGGTGACGGTCTTGCCGGCGAAGTCGCCGGTGAGGGTGCCCGTGCGGATGAGCACCTGCACGTGGTCGGCGAGCGTGCTGGCCTTGGTGCCGCTGGCGGTGCCGGTGGCGTGGACGACCAGCGTGCCGGCGAGGTTTGCCGCCGCCGCCGTGACGAACGCCCCGCGCCCGCCCAGCGTGCCGTCGAGCATGAGGGTGAGCGTGGAGCCGGCGTTCTGCGCATACGTGCCGCCGGCGCCGATGCTGCCGGACTGGCCGATCGTGAGCGCGCCGGCGCCGGTGTCGCCGTTATAAAAATTGCCCGCCGCGCTCACCAGGCCGCCGCCGGTGATGACGGCGCTGCCGCTGCCGGCGCCGGTGCCGGTGACGGGGGTGCCGCTGCCGGTGTCGGTGCCGCCGAGGGTGATGTCCCCGCCGGCGGCGACGCGGCCCGCCGCGTCCACGCTCAACGCGCCGGTGCCGGCCACCCCGAGGGTGAGATTGCCCGCCGTGGCCAGCAGGCCGCTGCCGGTGACGGCGATGCTGCCGCTGCCGGCCAGGCCGCCGCCGGCATCGAAGCCGGCGAACAGTCCTCCGCCGACGGTGACGCTGCCGCTGTCGGTCACCGTCAGCGCGCCGTTGCCGAAATAGCCCGTGTAAAAGTCGCTGCCGCTGTCCCACCAGCCGCTGACCGTGGCGGTGCCGGTGCCGCTGAAGAGCCCGATCGCACTGATCATGCCGCTGCTGACCAGGCCGCCCGCCGGGACGGCCAGCGCGCCGCTCCCCTCGTCGCCCACGATCATCATCCCTTCGCTGCGCCACGCCCCGCCGACGGTGGCGCTGCCGCTGCCGCCCGGCGCCCAGCCGACCTCACTGCCGCCTAGGCTGTGCACCGTGCCGCCCGCCGCGATGGCCAGCGCCCCCGCGCCGCCGCCGCCGACGAGGATGTCGTTTTGCGCCTGCCAATAACCGCCGTTGCCGACCGCGACGGCGCCGCTGTCGCCGGGAGTCGCGCCGACGACGCCCGCCGCCGTGCTGCCCGTCCAGCCGGTGATGGCGAGCGCGCCGCCGTTGACCGTGGTCGTGCCGGTGTAGGTGTTCGAGCCGCTGAGGATGAGCGTGCCGGAGTTGCTGGCGGTGACGGTCAGCGAACGGCCGTCCCAGCCGGAGGCGTAGGCGGGCGAACCGGCGAGGCCCACGGTGTCGCTGAGGGTGGTGTTGACGTCGAAGCTCGTGCCGCCGGCGACGGTGAAATTGCCGCGGCCGTCCTGCGCGCCGCCGAACCACGCGAGGTTCACGCCGGCGACGTATTTGGTGTCAGCGTCGGTCTTGTAGATGCCGCCGTAGAGGTAGTCGGGCAGGCTGCCGGCGGCTCCGGCCAGCGTGGCGCTGGCGAACACGCCGCTGATGGTGCCGCTGGTCGCGCTGATGAGGACTTGATGGCCGCTGCCAAGCACGCTGCTCGCGCTGGCGAACACGCTGCCCGTCGCAAAGCCGCTGACGCTGATGGTGCCGCCCACCGTCGCCGACGAGGCGTAAATGAACGCGTCGCCCGCGCCGCGGTTTTCCACCGTCAGCGCCAGCGTGGAGTTGGCGTTTTGCGCATACGTGCCGCCGGCGGTGACCAGGCCGCTGCCGGAGATGTTGAGCTGGCCGGTGCCGGTGCCGGCGCCGCTGTAGCCGAGGATGAAGTCGCCCGCCGCCGCGAGCGCGCCGCTGTCGCCGACGGCCAGCACGCCGAAGTCGGCGGCGTATTGCCCGAAGGAAACCGTGCCGCCGACCGCGACCGCGCCGCTGCCGCTGATGTTCATGTAGCTGCTGCCGCCGAAGGCGAGGTAGTCGGTGATGTCGAGGCGGCTCGTGCCACTGACGGTGACCAGGCCCGCGCCCGCGGTGCGCGTCGGGTTGACGCTCAGGCCGGTGAAGCGCGCGCTGCCGCTTTCGGAAAGGGCGAGCGTGCTGGTGCCGGTGTTGGAATAATAACCGATGAGGCCGCCGCCGGAGACATCGAGGAACGCGCTGCCGCTGACGCCGGCCGTGCCGCTGGCGAGGGCGTCGCTGCTGACCCGGAAATCGGTGCTGGCGACGACGGCGCTGCCGGCGGCGTCCAACCGGCCGTTGACGCTGAACTGCCCGCCGCCGAGGTGGCCGGCGCCGCCGACGGCGACCAGGCCGGTGGCGCCGATGCCGACGCCGCCGGCGGTGACCGTGCCGCTGTCAGTGATGGCCAGCGCGCCGGTGCCGGTGTTGTTGCCGATGTTGAGCGGTGCGGAGCCGTTCATGCGCCACTGGCCGCTGCCGCTGAGGTTGACCGTGCCGTCGGTGCCGGAGCCGCTGCCGATGACACCGCCGTGCCCCGACGTAGCCGGTGATGGTCAGCGTGCCCCCGTTGACCAGCGTCGTGCCGCTGTAGCTGTTGCTGGCGCTGAGGATGAGGTCGCCCCGGTTCGACGAGGTCACGGTCAGCGACGCGCCATCCCACGAGTCGCTGAGGGCGAGGTTCGCGCCGTGCGGCGTGGTGTTGCCCAAGGCCACGTCCACGTTGAAAACCTCGCCCTCGCCCAGCGTGAAGTTGCCGTGGCTGCGGTCGGTGCCGCTGAGCCACGTCAGCTGCGTTCCGAGCACGTAGTCGGTGCCGCCGACGATGAACGCGCCGAAGGTCAGGAAGTCCTTCTGGCTGGTCCCGCCGCTGACGCTCTTCGCCGCGAAGTCGCCGCTGATGCCCCCGGTGTGGAGGAGTACTTGCGCGTTATTCGCCAAGGCCGACGCGCTGCCGCCGTTGACGAACGCCGCCGTGCCCGTGGCGTTGACGGTCAGCGTGCCGCTGAGTTGCGCGCTGCCGGCGGTGATGAACGCGCCGCGACTGCCGAGGCTGCCGCTGAGCGTCAGGTCGAGCGTGGAGCGGGTGTTTTGCGTAAGCGCCGCCGGCGGTGACGCTGCCGCTGCCGCCGACGGCCAGCGCGCCGGTGCCGCCCAGGTCGGAGCCGACGTAGAAATTGCTCGAGCCAGCGAGCACGCCGCCGACCGTGCCGCTGCCGACGCCGCCGAGGTAGCCAAAGCGGATCTCGCCGACGGCACTGGCGGTGCCGCCCTGCGCGATGACCAGCGCGCCGGTGCCGCTGTTGCCGACGGTGATATTGTTGCCGGAAGTCATCAGGCCGCCCGCGCCGACGCCAACAGTGCCAAGTCCGTTGCTCGAATCGCCGATGGAGATCCACGTGTTTGCCGCAACCACGCCGCCCGTGACGCTGAGCGAGCCGACGCCGCCTTCGCCGACGATAATCATGTTCGCCCCAAGCAGGCCGCCGCCGCCGACCGTGCCGGTGCCAACCGCGTCCGCGTCGTAGCCAAGATAAACAAAGCTGCCGGCGTTGACGGTGCCGCCGGTGATGGTCAGGCTGCCGGTGCCGGTTTTGCCGACGCGCAAGTCGCCGCCGTTGACGATGCCCCAATAGCCGCTGCCGCTGACGATGAGGTTCGCCGCGCCGCCCGCGCCGCCGTCAATCAAGCCCGCCGCGTTGCTGCCCGTCCAGCCGGTGATGGCGAGCGCGCCGCCGTTGACCGTGGTCGTGCCGGTGTGGGTGTTCGAGCCGCTGAGGATGAGCGTGCCGGAGTTGCTGGCGGTGACGGTCAGCGAACGACCGTCCCAGCCGGAGGCGTAGGCGGGGGAACCGGCGAGGCCCATGGTGTCGCTGAGGGTGGTGTTGACGTCGAAGCTCGTGCCGCCGGCGACGGTGAAGTTGCCGTGGCCGCTGGCGGCATCGCCGAACCATGCGAGGTTCACACCGGCGACGTAGCTGCTGCCGCTGGTGGTCTTGTAGATGCCGCCGTAAAGGTAATCGGGCAGCGCGCTGACGCCGGCCAGCGTGGCGCTGGCGAACACGCCGCTGATGGTGCCGCTGGTCGCGCTGATGAGGACTTGATGGCCGCTGTTGACGACGCTTTGCGCGTCCGCGAACGCGCTGCCTGGCAAAGCCGCTGACGCTGATGGTGCCGCCGACCGTCGCCGACGAGGCGTAAATGAAGGCGTCGCCCGCGCCGCGCGCCGTCACGCCGTCGCCGGCCGCGTCCAGCGTCAGCGTGCTTTGGGCGTTTTGCGCGTAGGCGCCGCCCGCCGTGACCAGGCCGCTGCCGCTGACGGCCAGCGCGGCGGAGTTGGTGCCGTTGCCCAGGATGATATTGGTGGCGCTGGCGAGCAGCGCGTTGCCGCCGACGCTGGCGCTGCCGGTGGTGACGGCGCCGCCGCCCGCGCTGTTGGCGATGACGATGTTGCCGGCGGTGACGCTGCCGCTGTCGGTCAGCGTCACCGCGCCCTCGAGCGTGGCGCCCGTGCCGAAGCCTTGGTGGCCGATGCTCAACTCGCCGGCCTGGAACCAGCCGCTGCCGCTGACATTCAGTTCGCCGCGGGCCACCTCCTCGTAGGAATAATAGCCGATGTAGGCGGTGGTGGCGGTGACGACGCCGGTGCCGCTGACGTTGACGACGCCGGTGCCACCCCAGTAGCCGACGTAGAGCCACCCGTTGCTCCACGAGCCGCTGTCGGTGACGTTGACCGTGCCGAGGGCGCCGTTGTTGCCAATCCAGTCGGAATTGCCGAACAAGGCGCCGTTGCCGCTGACGTTGACCTCGCCGGTGCTGGCGGTGCCGCGACCGACATTGAGAGAGCCGGCGGCGGTGCCGGTGAGGTTCAGGATGCCGTGGGCGTTGGTGTCGCTGGCCTGCCAGCCGCCGACGTTAATGCCGGAATTTGCCGTGCCGAGATAGCCGCTGACGCTGACCGTGCCGCTGGAATTGGCGGCGCTGGCGATGTTGACTTGCGCCGTGCTGCCCGTCCAGCCGGTCACTTCAAGCACGCCGCCGTTGACGGTGGTCGTGCCGGAATAATTGTTCGAGGCGCTGAGGATGAGCGTGCCGCTGTTGCTCGCGGTCACGGTCAGCGACGCGCCGTCCCAGCCGCTGGTGTTCGGCGTGGCGGTGTTGTTCAGCGGCACGTCAACCGTGAAGGTCTCGCCCGCGCCGAGCGTGAAGTTGCCGTGCGCCGTCGCGGTGCCGGAATACCACGTGAGTTGCGAGCCGAGCACGTAGTCGGTCCCTCCGACGATGAACGCGCCGAGGGTCAGGAAGTCGTGCGTGCTGGTGCCGCCGGTGACGGTCACGGTGTCGAAGCCGCCGCTGATGGTGCCGGTGCGGATGAGCACTTGCGAGTTATTCGCCAAGGCCGACGCGCTGCCGCCGTTGACAAACGCGGCGGTGCCGCCGGCGTTGACGGTCAGCGTGCCGCTGAGCGTGCCGCTGGCCGCGGTGACGAACGCGCCACGCGAGCCGAGCGTGCCGGTGTGGGTGATGCTCAGCGTGCCGTTCGCGCCCTGCGCGTAGGTGCCGCCCGCACGGACGCTGCCGCTCTCGCTCATGAACAGAGTGGCGGGGCCGCTGGCGTTGCCGAGGGTGAAG
This genomic stretch from Termitidicoccus mucosus harbors:
- a CDS encoding autotransporter outer membrane beta-barrel domain-containing protein encodes the protein MDLATGALVSATQSAAISQSGTQVATGTYGYGLAGRDASANNGLHVSYGLVAVDILAGRTLLLDSDTTAPAGGNDFKAVITGSGHLALSPASAITLNASNRYTGTTLITGGTLIAGADDALGRTSHLALAANAAYDLAGNTQTLGGGRIDGALLGSGSLGLGGNVDITGTNAAFAADIGVTGTTTLHHTQALGATGATAIAADAELLLVSSTGAFSKRLGGQGRFALAAGSTVALTGANTAFGGTFAIAQNTALGAGSAAHLGSAALAADGLLTLSSTAAETLANALGGSGTFVKDGAGNLTIARSNAFTGVTTVAGGTLTLSDLHGTGTGDITNHAALVLAASGIFANNLLGSGTTIIDPGVILTGSNALAAWDVTASGTASVTQQQNLGDAATHVDGRLVITASAGWNYANALTGTGVLSVDTSGSAFAFTPAALPPPPAGFHGTLALGHSAFDLSGVNTAALADATLQLDDGNHTTVGSGTQQIGNLALASGTITFTLGASGTQADGIVSTGVLDVRDTVIRVDTGSFTGNGGLPLLRQDEGMSLLLVQSDTLAAGSKTLVTGSHLVDQNGSSISSAAQNDIVQSGTLTASGTYNFAALAGNTGLHLAYTLTALDLLAGRTTVLDHETAFLGAITGGTTPGGHELHALVSGSGNLQISATGAIWLNNPANTYTGATLVTGGTLVAGASGALGHTAFLSVSDSAAFNLNHTTQTLAGGLILGADGLQGTGTLHLAAGLLDIHAANTGFAALVATTGTVRLAHVQGLGDSGTLALDSAAATLILDTAAGGTFATAFSGSQGSFIKDGASAVAIARANAFGGTAAIRSGTLAAAHIAALGTASVDIAAGAAFEYRGIAAGVSQNTFSGSGALSVISSTLAIARDNTMALVSIDNAVVTMRSSLALGAAATVVTLHNAASALRIDTPGARLGTLHLNGGLLAFAEPAGFAAASAAAYHRARIETLGAGPGRFEFNVDFTGAAGLMTPAAGMKANSLVIAADAAAPHQVRVHYTGQPGTQSASFELIATGNGLAEFALDTNNGKIDFGLTAYELNRGDGSPLMPVASNWYLADTGLSNAADVILDTASTIPLDWNTALDSLHLRMGEVRAENLPATRHPTPAASSGNLWVRSRAYRMNATNSVTGRGFDQYGGGLTAGMDKLFPAGTAASLLGAFIDMGSISRDFDRRGDNTSNSVTLGAYLTRLHDDGWFADAVVRAGRYINKIDARTPDLRSIQGRYTSRALGGSIEAGRRLRRAGGWWLEPALQASLLWLSGDSFETSPESLRLHVAQDSLRSAQYRALLRFGRQSAGGKWNPYGRLGAAAVDSDGGTLHAHDKHLSPSYDGKRVEFGFGASYRINDSSQWHADYEYATARHYQRPWSLNLGYRRLW
- the parS gene encoding type II RES/Xre toxin-antitoxin system antitoxin; this encodes MKTIADIADWSRPAPAELAARVEAGLPVTELVKFGRKAGFTAEEIATLVHIPPRTYARRIAGKAKLDVTEGERAVRLMRLYDRALRVFGGHDRTRAWLQRKLRILGGRAPLDFAKTEPGAREVENILGRIEHGVFS
- a CDS encoding RES family NAD+ phosphorylase, which translates into the protein MSAPETLTVWRLCSRKFAASAFSGEGARLYGGRWSPPGIAAVYCSESRALAALEVLAHIEDTADFAAIPWVARSIDLPVAEIEKPSRVPASWRQFPYIAATQRFGDDWLRTARAVALRLPSAIIPGEFNYLLNPAHPSFPKLRIGKPSPFRFDPRLKGK